The Aedes aegypti strain LVP_AGWG chromosome 3, AaegL5.0 Primary Assembly, whole genome shotgun sequence genome contains a region encoding:
- the LOC5573718 gene encoding uncharacterized protein LOC5573718 produces MNIPSFIFCALGLTLVTLRVDAQCSSCSSCISCVVGPPDYLCPTPPTTLEVYAPHESYCTRFYKCVNGKAVEGRCPSGTFFNPVQKLCCPDESLCYRSNPCVLPVPECANCANQFVNSEMLASAFFICNCDGTGVTNQCPMAFDPCTNSTVQLVFTDGNCDPPEEITTTTTEETTTTTTEEETTTTVEETTTTTEEETTTTTEEETTTTTEEETTVEG; encoded by the coding sequence ATGAACATTCCTTCGTTTATTTTTTGTGCCCTCGGGCTTACACTTGTTACCCTAAGAGTTGACGCTCAATGCTCCAGTTGTTCCAGCTGTATCAGCTGCGTCGTTGGGCCCCCAGATTACCTATGTCCAACTCCTCCAACCACATTAGAGGTCTACGCACCACATGAAAGCTACTGCACTCGGTTTTATAAATGCGTCAACGGTAAGGCCGTTGAAGGTCGCTGCCCATCCGGAACGTTTTTCAACCCGGTGCAGAAGCTCTGTTGCCCTGACGAGTCCCTATGCTACCGTTCCAATCCGTGCGTGTTGCCAGTGCCTGAATGTGCCAACTGTGCCAATCAGTTCGTCAACTCTGAAATGTTGGCCTCGGCTTTCTTCATATGCAACTGTGACGGAACCGGCGTTACCAATCAATGTCCGATGGCGTTCGATCCTTGCACCAATAGCACTGTGCAACTGGTGTTCACCGACGGAAACTGTGATCCACCAGAGGAGATCACTACCACAACGACCGAAGAAACAACCACCACCACCACTGAGGAAGAAACGACAACTACGGTAGAGGAAACCACTACCACCACTGAGGAAGAGACGACCACCACAACCGAGGAGGAAACAACCACCACCACTGAGGAAGAAACCACGGTTGAGGGATAG